A single genomic interval of Candidatus Polarisedimenticolia bacterium harbors:
- a CDS encoding biopolymer transporter ExbD, translated as MRLETHGFKKARIEIVPLIDVVFFLLATFVMVSLSMTRNQGMQVQLPSASTSQSSPDSEKALTLTVMDNGEIFYNKEKISASQLPFKLQSFKASSKDPKVVVNAAADADFKQVVAVLDEARKIGISRVGISTTKK; from the coding sequence ACGGTTTCAAGAAGGCGAGGATCGAGATCGTGCCGCTGATCGACGTGGTCTTCTTCCTGCTGGCCACCTTCGTCATGGTGTCGCTGTCGATGACCCGCAACCAGGGGATGCAGGTGCAGCTCCCCTCCGCCAGCACCTCGCAGTCCAGCCCCGATTCCGAGAAGGCGCTGACCCTGACCGTCATGGACAACGGGGAAATCTTCTACAACAAGGAGAAGATCTCCGCCTCCCAGCTCCCCTTCAAGCTGCAGTCCTTCAAGGCCTCCAGCAAGGACCCCAAGGTGGTGGTCAACGCGGCGGCGGACGCCGATTTCAAGCAGGTCGTGGCCGTCCTGGACGAGGCCCGCAAGATCGGCATCTCACGCGTCGGCATCTCCACCACCAAGAAATGA